The Hymenobacter sp. GOD-10R genome includes a window with the following:
- a CDS encoding ThuA domain-containing protein, translated as MKTFALGVCLAIGALFNCSSGAAHDEKAAPAPSILVFYKTSGFRHASIPVGLRAIQQLGREHTFAVDTTNNAAAFTSAALKKYAAVVFLSTTQDVLNAAQQTAFEQYIRSGKGFVGVHAATDTEYEWPWYNGLVGAYFSNHPAIQKATVKVIDKTHMSTSMLPSTWERTDEWYNFKNIQPDLKVLATLDESTYTGGTNGATHPIAWYHAYDGGRAFYTALGHTDESYSEPLFLQHLLGGIRYAIGR; from the coding sequence ATGAAAACCTTTGCCTTGGGTGTTTGCCTAGCTATTGGAGCGCTGTTCAACTGTTCATCGGGCGCTGCCCACGACGAAAAAGCGGCGCCTGCACCTTCTATTTTGGTTTTTTACAAAACGAGTGGCTTTCGGCACGCGTCCATTCCGGTGGGGCTCAGGGCCATTCAGCAGCTAGGTCGAGAGCACACATTTGCGGTCGATACGACCAATAATGCCGCGGCCTTCACGAGCGCCGCTCTAAAGAAATACGCGGCTGTTGTTTTTTTGAGCACCACCCAGGATGTGCTGAACGCGGCGCAGCAAACGGCTTTTGAGCAGTATATCCGCTCGGGGAAAGGCTTCGTGGGCGTGCACGCCGCCACCGATACCGAGTACGAATGGCCTTGGTATAATGGGCTGGTTGGGGCCTATTTCTCCAACCATCCGGCCATACAAAAGGCCACCGTGAAGGTGATTGACAAAACGCACATGTCCACCTCTATGCTGCCGAGCACCTGGGAGCGTACCGACGAGTGGTACAACTTCAAAAACATTCAGCCCGACCTGAAGGTGCTGGCAACCCTAGATGAGAGCACCTACACCGGTGGGACCAATGGCGCCACGCACCCGATAGCTTGGTACCATGCCTATGATGGTGGTCGGGCGTTTTACACGGCCCTGGGGCACACCGATGAGAGCTACAGCGAACCGCTGTTTTTGCAGCACCTGCTGGGCGGAATCCGCTACGCTATTGGCCGCTAG
- a CDS encoding alpha/beta hydrolase, which yields MSQEQATYRREAYLSSMITRKLPALLFALMLLGLAYLAFPSAALAQQASAPRDTSFTTYSAFVKAKKTHPDITIARPVVPTTIQSRTNLTYCSIGSRSLQLDIFYPKAKRKKGYPAVLFIYGGGWRSGDRSQHVPMAQQLAAKGYVTVTADYRLSTEALYPAAVHDLKAAIRWLRANAKQYPIDTTKIAVWGFSAGGQLASLIGTTNGDAQFEGDACYKSHSSSVQAIVDVDGTLAFIHPESGEGNDSKGTSAATYWFGASKTEKPELWHQAGALNHVTDKTPPIVFINSSVDRMHAGREDMIKKLDTYHIYHETHAFPEAPHPFPLFNPWFEPTLAYTASFLDKVFKTK from the coding sequence ATGAGCCAAGAACAGGCAACGTACCGGCGGGAAGCCTATCTTTCGTCGATGATTACCAGAAAACTTCCCGCTCTACTTTTTGCGCTAATGCTCCTTGGGCTGGCGTACCTAGCTTTTCCATCTGCTGCGCTTGCGCAACAGGCCTCTGCTCCGCGAGATACGTCCTTCACCACGTACAGCGCTTTTGTTAAAGCCAAGAAAACGCATCCGGACATCACCATTGCCCGGCCTGTCGTCCCCACCACGATTCAGTCAAGGACTAATCTGACGTACTGCAGCATCGGCAGCCGAAGCTTGCAGCTCGATATTTTCTATCCCAAGGCCAAGCGGAAAAAGGGCTACCCAGCGGTGCTGTTTATTTACGGGGGCGGCTGGCGTTCCGGCGACCGGTCGCAACACGTGCCCATGGCGCAGCAGCTCGCGGCCAAGGGCTACGTCACGGTAACGGCTGACTACCGGCTTTCCACCGAAGCGCTGTACCCGGCGGCCGTGCATGATCTGAAGGCCGCCATCCGCTGGCTGCGGGCCAACGCCAAGCAGTACCCCATCGACACCACCAAAATAGCCGTTTGGGGCTTCTCGGCCGGTGGGCAGCTAGCTTCCCTCATCGGCACAACCAATGGCGACGCGCAGTTTGAGGGCGATGCGTGCTATAAAAGCCACTCCAGCAGCGTGCAGGCCATCGTCGATGTAGATGGCACTCTGGCGTTCATCCACCCCGAATCCGGCGAAGGCAACGATAGCAAAGGCACATCGGCGGCTACCTACTGGTTTGGTGCTTCCAAAACCGAGAAGCCTGAGCTGTGGCACCAGGCTGGCGCCCTAAACCACGTGACCGATAAAACGCCGCCCATTGTGTTTATTAACAGTTCCGTAGATCGGATGCACGCGGGGCGCGAAGACATGATCAAAAAGCTAGATACCTACCACATCTACCACGAAACACATGCCTTCCCGGAGGCTCCGCACCCGTTTCCGTTGTTCAACCCGTGGTTTGAGCCAACGTTGGCGTATACCGCGTCGTTTTTGGATAAGGTATTTAAAACGAAATAG
- a CDS encoding glycoside hydrolase family 2 TIM barrel-domain containing protein — protein MKFPLILSLLALSTFGYAQTGPVKVEVKQTDGRYELRRGGQPYFIKGAGGGQFPERIQAYGGNSIRTWGTDNADKVLAEANKNGLTVMLGLDVARERHGFDYNDPQAVATQLQKLRAEVLKYKNDPAVLFWGIGNELNLEYTNPKVWDAVQQIAQMIHEVDPNHPTSTVLAGCNQKEVDYIKARCSAVDILSINTYAGLAAIPQQVRTAGWTGPYVVAEWGPTGHWESPVTPWKASVEETSSQKAAVYQSRYEASVAKDKTQCLGTYVFLWGQKQERTPTWYGIFTEDGKESEVVDVMQYLWSGNWPQNRAPHLASFRLDGKQATDNVYLQPGQRYPVVAAVTDPNQDPITYRWELLPESTDLKTGGDRESRPAPIPGLIPASAKGQTTLTAPAKEGAYRLFIYAYDGHDNVATANIPFYVQRK, from the coding sequence ATGAAGTTTCCTCTCATTCTTTCCTTATTGGCTCTTTCCACGTTTGGGTACGCCCAAACTGGTCCTGTTAAAGTTGAAGTAAAGCAAACGGATGGGCGCTACGAGCTGCGACGTGGCGGGCAGCCTTACTTTATTAAAGGGGCTGGAGGTGGTCAGTTTCCAGAGCGCATCCAGGCGTACGGCGGCAACTCCATCCGAACCTGGGGCACCGACAACGCAGATAAAGTACTAGCCGAAGCCAACAAGAATGGCCTTACCGTTATGCTGGGGCTTGATGTGGCCCGCGAGCGACACGGCTTCGACTACAACGACCCGCAAGCCGTAGCCACGCAATTGCAAAAGCTGCGTGCTGAGGTGCTAAAGTACAAGAACGATCCGGCCGTGCTCTTTTGGGGCATTGGCAACGAGCTGAACCTAGAGTACACCAACCCCAAGGTTTGGGACGCCGTGCAGCAGATCGCCCAGATGATTCACGAAGTCGACCCCAACCATCCCACCAGCACCGTGTTAGCGGGCTGCAATCAGAAGGAAGTCGACTACATCAAGGCTAGGTGTTCGGCCGTTGATATTCTCAGTATCAATACCTACGCGGGGCTGGCCGCCATTCCGCAGCAGGTGCGCACCGCCGGCTGGACGGGCCCTTACGTGGTAGCCGAGTGGGGCCCAACAGGTCACTGGGAGAGCCCGGTTACGCCCTGGAAGGCCTCTGTGGAAGAGACCAGTAGTCAGAAAGCGGCCGTGTATCAGAGCCGCTATGAAGCCTCTGTAGCCAAAGACAAGACGCAGTGCCTAGGTACTTACGTGTTCTTGTGGGGGCAGAAGCAGGAGCGCACGCCTACATGGTACGGCATCTTCACCGAAGACGGCAAGGAATCGGAAGTAGTCGATGTGATGCAGTACCTGTGGAGCGGCAACTGGCCCCAGAATCGGGCGCCGCACCTAGCCTCGTTCCGGCTCGATGGAAAGCAGGCCACCGACAACGTGTACTTGCAACCCGGCCAGCGCTACCCCGTTGTCGCTGCCGTTACGGACCCCAACCAAGATCCGATTACCTACCGGTGGGAACTGCTGCCGGAAAGCACCGACCTCAAAACCGGCGGCGACCGGGAAAGCCGCCCCGCTCCTATTCCAGGCTTGATTCCGGCGAGTGCGAAGGGCCAAACTACGCTTACCGCGCCTGCCAAGGAAGGAGCGTATCGCTTGTTTATCTACGCCTACGACGGCCACGACAACGTGGCTACGGCCAACATTCCGTTTTACGTGCAGCGCAAGTAG
- a CDS encoding peptidoglycan D,D-transpeptidase FtsI family protein → MPTSTIWKKSLSVVLFMLAACSSPEQQSGAPTQDPTTGEVYTQRRVVVADSLIRGRILDRNDSVLVDTRTQYLLKLPRRLPLDTLALGQLLGWDSVTVRQRIADALPYGIGQTGYPVQFSLTTAEAKRVRRDSGATMPKLTLIERPQRTYTTNAGAPVLGYLGAEAQTFYRQAQRYRRGRFYRLRSGGVESYYNGLLKGHLGYLHPLVDAKGKEHGTWAKDTVFQQGQDLHLTIDIKLQAYAEKLLGGRKGYLVALDPRTGEILCSVSAPVYQPSIITAPDQAGVRTKLLDSENMPLINRPAMLANPPGSVFKLVNAAVALQLGAISPTTAFRCDQSLVSCVHHHPQAKSLTLGLKYSCNPYFYQVMQTLIDRMPDSLAVDTVAERHANLALWRRYVRSFGLDSVLGVDVPREAPGFLPTPAYYDKARRTTNWTYRSIYSLSIGQGEINLTGLQMANMAAIIANRGWYYTPYLVRSVGENGPLPRFTEKHRTLIDSANFAALVPGMVAVMQRGGTADASSLADVGITVAGKTGTVQNDDGDDHAAFVGFAPADNPKIAVAVYIENAGFGATAAAPCAVMVMEKYLRGNIAPRRKRWESRIRHRAQNGY, encoded by the coding sequence ATGCCCACCTCTACTATTTGGAAAAAAAGTCTATCAGTAGTGCTTTTTATGCTTGCCGCCTGCTCTTCCCCAGAACAGCAGTCAGGCGCCCCAACGCAGGACCCAACCACCGGCGAAGTCTACACCCAACGCCGCGTCGTGGTGGCCGACTCGCTCATCCGGGGCCGCATACTCGACCGAAACGATTCGGTGCTGGTAGATACCCGTACACAATATTTGTTGAAGCTGCCGCGCCGCCTGCCGCTTGATACCCTAGCCCTAGGCCAGCTGCTGGGCTGGGACTCAGTGACTGTTCGCCAGCGCATTGCCGATGCACTTCCCTACGGAATTGGCCAGACAGGCTACCCAGTTCAGTTCAGCCTTACAACGGCTGAAGCCAAGCGGGTGCGCCGCGACAGTGGCGCCACAATGCCCAAGCTGACCCTAATCGAGCGCCCCCAACGGACTTACACAACCAATGCGGGCGCACCCGTGCTGGGCTACCTAGGTGCCGAGGCGCAGACTTTCTACCGCCAAGCGCAACGCTACCGGCGCGGCCGCTTCTACCGGCTGCGTAGCGGCGGGGTCGAAAGCTATTACAACGGCCTACTCAAGGGGCACCTAGGCTACCTACACCCCTTGGTCGATGCGAAGGGTAAAGAGCACGGTACCTGGGCCAAAGACACCGTCTTTCAGCAGGGTCAGGACCTGCACCTGACCATCGATATCAAGCTACAAGCTTACGCCGAAAAGCTGTTAGGTGGCCGCAAAGGTTATTTGGTGGCCCTGGACCCGCGCACGGGTGAAATCTTATGCTCTGTATCGGCGCCTGTTTACCAGCCGTCCATTATCACCGCGCCCGACCAGGCCGGTGTGCGCACCAAGCTGCTGGACAGCGAAAACATGCCGCTTATCAACCGGCCGGCAATGCTGGCTAACCCGCCCGGTTCGGTCTTTAAGTTGGTAAATGCTGCCGTGGCCTTGCAGCTAGGTGCCATCAGCCCCACCACTGCATTCCGCTGCGACCAGTCGCTGGTTAGTTGCGTACACCACCATCCGCAGGCTAAAAGCCTGACTCTCGGTCTGAAGTATAGCTGCAATCCTTACTTCTACCAAGTGATGCAGACGCTCATCGACCGCATGCCCGATAGCCTAGCCGTGGATACGGTGGCCGAACGGCACGCCAACCTAGCCCTCTGGCGCCGCTACGTTCGCTCGTTTGGACTAGATTCGGTGCTAGGCGTGGACGTGCCCCGCGAAGCTCCCGGTTTTCTTCCTACTCCGGCGTATTATGATAAGGCTCGGCGCACCACCAACTGGACATACCGCTCCATTTACTCGCTCAGCATTGGGCAGGGCGAAATTAACCTCACGGGCCTGCAAATGGCTAATATGGCGGCTATTATTGCCAACCGCGGCTGGTATTATACACCCTACTTGGTACGCAGCGTTGGGGAAAATGGCCCCTTGCCACGCTTCACCGAAAAGCACCGGACTCTAATCGATAGCGCGAACTTTGCCGCGCTAGTCCCCGGCATGGTCGCTGTTATGCAACGCGGGGGCACCGCCGATGCCTCCAGCCTAGCCGATGTAGGCATCACAGTAGCGGGCAAAACCGGTACCGTGCAAAACGACGACGGCGACGACCACGCCGCGTTCGTAGGTTTCGCCCCGGCCGACAACCCCAAAATAGCGGTGGCGGTTTACATTGAGAATGCGGGGTTTGGCGCTACGGCCGCCGCGCCCTGCGCCGTAATGGTGATGGAGAAATACCTGCGCGGTAACATTGCTCCCCGTCGTAAGCGGTGGGAATCGCGCATTCGGCACCGAGCTCAGAACGGGTATTAA
- a CDS encoding GH92 family glycosyl hydrolase translates to MKQLSLAVLLLASLPSLAQKIKPAENLVQYAHPIVGTAKMGHTFPGATVPFGMVQLSPDTDTLSYELNGKYNPDMYKYCAGYQYSDKSIVGFSHTHFSGTGHSDLGDFLIMPTTGPLQLNPGTADKPQSGFRSTFSHATEVAEPGYYRVKLDDHNILAELTATNRVGMHQYTFPQSDQSHLILDLMAGIYNYPDKNVWTFVRVENDTLVTGYRQTNGWARTRTVYFAMTFSKPFTDYGSRNFSKKQIYRGFWGKFDQTKNFPDLAGEQLRMFFNFKTTANEKLKVKFALSPTSTASALQNLRTEAPGWDFDKVKNQAQQQWQQELSKVVIESPKKVDKENFYTAMYHAFLSPTTYMDADGQYRGLDQNNHKADGFTNYTTFSLWDTYRALHPLFNVLQPKRNADMVQSMLAHFDQSVERMLPVWSHYANENWCMIGYHSVPVIADAVIKGNAPFDANKALDACVTTARQARYDGIGYYVQLGYVPEDKSGSSVSKTLEYAYDDWCIAQMAQKLGRQDIYQEFSKRAQNWRNVYDQRIGFMRPKLADGTFRPRFDVLSTNDQGFIEGNAWNYSLYVPQDPASLIQIMGGQKRFVPHLDSLFTMHLPDKFFAETEDITRDGIIGNYVHGNEPAHHVAYLYNWTDQPWKTQARVRMILPKMYRPTPDGLGGNDDCGQMSAWYIFSALGFYPVAPGSPEYALGSPAVHGAVLNLENGKTFRINVKNQSDKNVYVKEARLNGQKLTRPFLNHQDIMNGGELTFTMAAKP, encoded by the coding sequence ATGAAACAACTTTCCCTTGCCGTCCTACTCCTCGCCTCTCTCCCTAGCCTAGCCCAGAAAATCAAGCCCGCCGAAAACCTCGTCCAGTACGCTCACCCCATCGTCGGGACGGCCAAGATGGGGCACACGTTTCCGGGCGCGACGGTGCCGTTCGGCATGGTGCAGCTCTCGCCCGATACCGATACGCTCAGCTACGAGCTGAACGGCAAGTACAACCCCGACATGTACAAGTACTGCGCGGGCTACCAATACAGTGATAAGAGCATCGTCGGTTTCAGCCACACCCACTTCAGCGGCACCGGCCACTCCGACCTAGGTGACTTCCTGATCATGCCCACTACGGGCCCGCTGCAACTCAACCCCGGCACGGCCGACAAGCCCCAGAGTGGCTTCCGCTCCACTTTCTCCCACGCCACCGAAGTAGCCGAGCCTGGCTACTACCGCGTGAAGCTCGACGACCACAACATCCTGGCCGAGCTGACTGCCACCAACCGCGTGGGCATGCACCAGTACACCTTCCCGCAGTCGGACCAGTCGCACCTGATTCTGGACCTGATGGCGGGCATCTACAACTACCCCGATAAGAACGTCTGGACGTTTGTGCGGGTGGAAAACGACACGCTCGTGACTGGCTACCGCCAAACCAACGGTTGGGCGCGCACCCGCACGGTGTACTTCGCCATGACGTTCTCCAAGCCCTTCACCGACTACGGCAGCCGCAACTTCTCCAAGAAACAGATATACCGTGGCTTCTGGGGCAAGTTCGACCAGACCAAGAACTTCCCCGACCTAGCCGGCGAACAGCTGCGCATGTTCTTCAACTTCAAGACGACAGCTAACGAGAAGCTGAAAGTGAAGTTTGCCCTCTCGCCCACGAGCACCGCCAGCGCCCTCCAAAACCTGCGCACCGAAGCGCCCGGCTGGGACTTCGACAAGGTGAAAAACCAAGCCCAGCAACAGTGGCAGCAAGAACTCAGCAAAGTGGTCATTGAGTCGCCGAAGAAGGTGGACAAGGAAAACTTCTACACGGCCATGTACCACGCCTTCCTGAGCCCGACGACCTACATGGACGCCGACGGCCAATACCGCGGCCTCGACCAGAACAACCACAAGGCCGACGGCTTCACCAACTACACCACCTTCTCGCTCTGGGATACCTACCGCGCCCTGCACCCGCTCTTCAACGTGCTGCAACCCAAGCGTAATGCCGACATGGTGCAATCCATGCTGGCCCACTTCGACCAGAGTGTGGAGCGCATGCTGCCCGTGTGGAGCCACTACGCCAACGAAAACTGGTGCATGATCGGCTACCACTCGGTGCCCGTCATTGCCGACGCCGTAATAAAAGGCAATGCGCCCTTCGACGCCAACAAAGCCCTCGACGCCTGCGTGACCACCGCCCGCCAGGCCCGCTACGACGGCATCGGCTACTACGTGCAGCTCGGCTACGTGCCCGAAGACAAAAGTGGCTCCTCAGTATCGAAAACGCTGGAATACGCCTACGACGACTGGTGTATTGCCCAGATGGCCCAGAAGCTAGGTCGGCAGGATATTTATCAGGAATTCAGTAAGCGTGCCCAGAACTGGCGCAACGTGTACGACCAGCGTATCGGCTTCATGCGCCCCAAGCTCGCCGACGGCACTTTCCGCCCCCGCTTCGACGTGCTGAGCACCAACGACCAAGGCTTTATCGAGGGCAACGCCTGGAACTACAGCCTCTACGTGCCCCAAGACCCAGCCTCTCTGATTCAGATCATGGGCGGCCAGAAGCGCTTCGTGCCCCACCTCGATTCGCTATTCACTATGCACCTGCCCGATAAGTTCTTTGCTGAAACCGAGGATATTACCCGTGACGGCATCATCGGCAACTACGTGCACGGCAACGAGCCCGCCCACCACGTGGCCTACCTCTACAACTGGACCGACCAGCCCTGGAAAACTCAGGCCCGCGTGCGCATGATTCTGCCCAAGATGTACCGCCCCACCCCCGACGGCCTAGGTGGCAACGACGATTGCGGGCAGATGAGCGCCTGGTACATCTTCTCGGCCCTCGGCTTCTACCCCGTCGCTCCCGGCTCCCCGGAGTACGCCCTAGGTAGCCCCGCCGTGCACGGCGCCGTGTTGAATCTGGAAAACGGCAAAACCTTCCGCATCAATGTCAAAAACCAGAGCGACAAGAACGTGTACGTGAAGGAAGCTAGGCTAAACGGCCAGAAACTCACGCGGCCGTTCTTGAATCATCAAGATATTATGAACGGTGGCGAGCTGACGTTTACGATGGCGGCGAAACCTTGA
- a CDS encoding 2OG-Fe(II) oxygenase translates to MKYKKITDSIFTVDDFLTKPECQEFMVLSEKNGYEAAKVNTNSGAKVLTHIRNNNRSFYKNEELAQSLWLKVQPFVPAQLGNSKAIGLNELFRFYRYQRGHQFKGHFDESYIRNKFEASYLTFMIYLNENFEGGETTFKGISIRPKQGMALLFLHNLYHEGSEVIKGVKYVLRTDVMYRVQAANN, encoded by the coding sequence ATGAAGTATAAAAAGATTACTGACTCAATTTTTACAGTTGATGATTTCCTGACCAAACCGGAATGTCAGGAGTTTATGGTATTGAGTGAAAAAAATGGCTACGAAGCCGCTAAAGTCAATACCAATAGTGGAGCAAAGGTGCTCACGCACATTCGAAACAATAACCGTTCTTTTTACAAAAACGAAGAGCTAGCTCAAAGCTTGTGGTTGAAAGTACAACCTTTTGTACCTGCACAGCTCGGTAATAGTAAAGCTATTGGCTTAAATGAGTTATTTCGATTTTATCGTTACCAACGTGGCCACCAGTTCAAAGGACACTTCGACGAGAGCTACATTCGCAATAAATTTGAAGCCAGTTATCTTACGTTCATGATATACTTAAACGAGAATTTTGAAGGTGGTGAAACAACTTTCAAAGGTATTAGCATTCGGCCCAAGCAAGGTATGGCACTTTTGTTTTTGCATAACCTCTATCACGAAGGTAGCGAGGTAATAAAAGGCGTTAAGTACGTTTTGAGAACTGATGTAATGTATCGGGTGCAAGCAGCAAATAACTAA
- a CDS encoding asparagine synthetase B codes for MVLKRILSLVLVLAAWLSVPAAAWANHVLIPMDEAQKEHLKAYGATYWLLGKQVEVDWLLNYRGGAFAFPNAAGAENELAVRGVTYQVISDAQYNSILQEIADPNANMDVMKLEKVPKIAVYTPKGKQPWDDAVTMVLTYAEIPYTQIYDDEVLHGDLPKYDWLHLHHEDFTGQYGKFFASYRNRPWYQQQQRDSEATAKRNGFSKVSVMKGAVATKMQEFIAGGGFMFAMCSATDSYDIALAGLGIDMVESMYDGDPADPAAQSKLNFNRTLAFKDFTLERNPIQYEYSNIDMQPFERGVYEDNDYFQLFTFSAKYDPVPTMLTQDHEKTIKGFMGQTTAFRKSLIKPDVVVMGENKASGEVRYMHGTLGKGTWTFYGGHDPEDYQHLVEEEPTDLSLHPNSPGYRLILNNILFPAAKKKKQKT; via the coding sequence ATGGTGTTGAAGCGAATTTTGTCTTTGGTCCTGGTTTTGGCCGCTTGGCTGAGCGTACCTGCTGCGGCTTGGGCCAACCACGTCCTCATCCCGATGGATGAAGCTCAGAAAGAGCACCTAAAAGCCTATGGCGCCACGTATTGGCTGCTTGGCAAACAGGTGGAAGTTGACTGGCTCCTAAACTACCGTGGCGGCGCCTTTGCTTTCCCCAACGCCGCTGGCGCCGAAAATGAGCTAGCCGTGCGCGGCGTAACTTACCAGGTCATCAGCGATGCGCAGTACAACAGCATTCTCCAGGAAATTGCCGACCCGAACGCCAATATGGACGTGATGAAGCTGGAGAAAGTACCCAAAATTGCGGTGTACACCCCCAAAGGCAAACAGCCCTGGGACGACGCCGTGACCATGGTGCTCACGTACGCCGAAATTCCTTACACTCAGATCTACGACGACGAGGTGCTGCACGGCGACCTGCCCAAGTACGACTGGCTACACCTGCACCACGAGGATTTTACGGGCCAGTACGGTAAGTTCTTTGCCTCCTACCGCAACCGTCCCTGGTACCAGCAGCAGCAGCGCGATTCAGAAGCTACTGCTAAGCGCAACGGGTTTTCGAAAGTGAGTGTGATGAAGGGCGCCGTGGCTACCAAGATGCAGGAGTTCATTGCAGGCGGTGGTTTCATGTTCGCTATGTGCTCGGCTACTGACAGTTACGACATTGCCCTGGCCGGCCTAGGTATCGACATGGTGGAAAGCATGTACGATGGCGACCCCGCCGACCCGGCCGCTCAAAGCAAACTAAACTTCAACCGCACCCTAGCTTTTAAGGACTTTACCTTGGAGCGCAACCCGATCCAATACGAGTACTCCAACATCGACATGCAGCCCTTCGAGCGCGGCGTGTACGAGGACAATGACTACTTTCAGCTCTTCACCTTCTCGGCTAAGTACGACCCAGTACCCACCATGCTCACCCAGGACCACGAGAAAACCATCAAGGGGTTCATGGGCCAGACCACCGCGTTCCGCAAGAGCCTCATCAAGCCCGACGTGGTGGTGATGGGTGAAAACAAAGCCTCCGGCGAAGTGCGCTACATGCACGGCACCCTCGGCAAAGGCACCTGGACCTTCTACGGTGGCCACGACCCCGAAGACTACCAGCACTTGGTGGAAGAGGAGCCTACTGACCTGTCGCTACACCCTAACTCACCGGGTTATCGGTTGATTTTGAACAACATTCTTTTCCCAGCGGCGAAGAAGAAGAAGCAGAAGACCTAG
- a CDS encoding ABC transporter permease: protein MHLLENIKEAFRSINSNLLRTILTALIVSIGIMALVGILTAIDTMKYKLNSTFASLGANSFEMRAKGYNNGRRRQGVTEKTYPAITYLQAQQYKRQIGDEATVGLSAQITGAAEVKANGQKTNPNTQVVAGDENYLQIQSYNLSFGRSFSQTELDNGANVAIIGSELKDKLFPNESPLGKYIYLLGRRFLVVGQLEKSGSDLGGGGADRLVLVPLETGNQLPRQRALTFNVKTAVTQASTLAYVTGQATGIMRAVRHDPLGQEDSFEVDSSDSLTGKLDSMTSTLRSGGFLVGFITLLGASIALMNIMMVSVTERTREIGIRKALGATALQIRQQFLIEAIVICVLGGILGIVLGVAMGNSIALLIPGGGTFFVPWLWMILGLVICVTVGLASGYYPASKASRLDPIESLRYE from the coding sequence ATGCATCTACTAGAAAACATCAAGGAAGCTTTCCGTTCCATCAACAGCAATCTGCTCCGTACGATCCTGACGGCGCTGATTGTGAGCATCGGTATTATGGCGCTGGTGGGCATTCTCACGGCAATTGATACGATGAAGTACAAGCTGAACTCGACCTTTGCCAGTCTCGGAGCCAATTCCTTCGAGATGCGCGCCAAAGGGTATAACAACGGTCGGCGCCGGCAGGGAGTGACGGAAAAAACGTACCCGGCTATTACATATCTGCAAGCCCAGCAATATAAAAGGCAAATTGGCGATGAGGCGACCGTGGGGCTCTCCGCTCAGATTACCGGGGCGGCTGAAGTGAAAGCGAACGGTCAGAAAACCAACCCCAACACGCAGGTAGTAGCCGGCGACGAGAACTATCTGCAAATCCAAAGCTATAATCTCTCGTTTGGCCGCTCCTTTTCGCAGACTGAGCTAGATAATGGCGCTAACGTGGCGATTATCGGCTCGGAGCTCAAGGACAAACTGTTCCCGAATGAAAGTCCGCTGGGTAAGTACATTTATTTGCTGGGCCGCCGCTTCTTGGTTGTTGGCCAACTCGAAAAGAGCGGCAGCGACCTAGGTGGGGGCGGTGCCGACCGCCTCGTGCTCGTTCCGCTCGAGACGGGCAACCAGTTGCCGCGGCAGAGGGCCCTCACGTTCAACGTAAAAACGGCCGTTACGCAGGCTTCAACCCTGGCTTACGTGACCGGCCAAGCAACCGGCATTATGCGGGCCGTGCGCCACGACCCCTTGGGCCAAGAAGATTCTTTTGAGGTTGACAGCAGCGACTCGCTCACGGGCAAGCTGGATTCTATGACCAGCACCTTGCGTTCGGGGGGCTTCTTGGTGGGCTTTATTACGCTGCTCGGCGCTAGCATTGCCCTCATGAATATCATGATGGTGTCCGTCACGGAGCGCACCCGCGAAATAGGAATCCGCAAAGCCCTTGGTGCTACGGCCCTTCAGATTCGGCAGCAGTTTCTCATCGAAGCTATTGTGATCTGCGTGCTGGGCGGAATCCTGGGCATCGTGTTAGGCGTGGCCATGGGCAACTCTATTGCGTTGCTCATTCCGGGCGGTGGTACCTTCTTCGTGCCGTGGCTCTGGATGATACTTGGCTTGGTAATCTGCGTAACCGTGGGGCTAGCCTCCGGCTACTATCCCGCCAGCAAAGCCTCCCGACTGGATCCTATTGAGTCGCTGCGGTACGAGTAG